From Impatiens glandulifera chromosome 7, dImpGla2.1, whole genome shotgun sequence:
tattatataatttttatttatattttttaaaattattaacggtgccccacgggattccccgaaaccgaaaaaaatcgaacggggcggggatggtattaaaaaaatccctgAAATTAAAACGGGGCGGGAATGGTAAATGTATTCTCctccccgaaccgccccattgccatccttAATTatgccatttgtgtaaacgattacacacttaaACAAAGAAATTTTCCTGATAAATGTCAAACTCTCATGATTGTGTCCATTTTGACCATATAACACACGTCTTATTTTGTAAGAGGGTCTAGATTTGAGCCATGCAATTCCTTTGAAACACCCCCTTCTCTCTCACATATTTGATCTCTTTGcacacaaagaatcattaaaagcgatatactTATCATTGTCAAAAtgtatattgtttcgttataggattaatcgtcaataataattttccaagtcagtacaattatgTTGTTCCTTTTTGTCATTCTACTGTTGTTTACGACCTTCTATCTTTTTTTCGGAGAAACttattcttctctttctttatcGTAACTCtatgaataaaaatgataatttagtATCACAATCAAAAGATAAATATACGAGacaatctatatatacatatacaaataGACTATTCTTAGTTagcatattcttattaattatcacgtttaattaatttaagaatgtatatatatttataattaattattttacaactGAAACCATACgtcttaattataaataattttattaactaaaattattatttttttccattttcttttccaaaatatataatattatcttagaattatatatataaaataaaagagtcGATACTGCCCTTTTTAAGTTTAGCGTTATTCAACAAAATCATTGACAACTTTTTTTAAAGGATTTAGAACCGACTTTATCCTTCAAGAAACATTCATCATATCTTTTGTAACATCATAACTCGTATTCTTGAAATATCAAATACATCAAATTTCGATAAAGCAAGCTACTAAATAATTTAGCACAATTGggctgttttaagattgttagatattttgtcttgaaatatttacaaaaaaaaaatatataatagaacgatgttacaaagaaattaaataaaatacaatataaatatatataaagaacaaAATCATCTAATTTGATgattgattcgaggcatgtgttaaacacatttcccttaaaatagttccATCATCTTCTTTTGTGCTGGAGTTTATCGCAGATAGCTGTCTCCCATGGTAcaatgaatctagtagtgattcagcactaTAATCACTACACAACAAACTTGAAAAGTATCTAAATACTTATCACCGAGTTCAAAAGAGAAATGTAGAGAGAATTATCTCTTAAAATtatagagagaaagagagtgAGATATATGATGTAAGATTATGTGTATTATATTAGAGAGTAGGGATATATGTTGTTGAAAagataaactataataaaaaaaaaatcatccatTAATTATTGATCCAACGGGTGGTGTTAATAGCCTAAAAGACACGTTGCATAATAAACTGAtatcaatcaattcattaaggttacaatgacaattaataacattaatttcattaaatttgttaattagtcTTCAAACcattaacttttaattaaacaaattaacatTTACATTTGAATCAAATTTCACTCAATAATTCATGTTTCAATTTTGtgtatttcattttattactCGTATTATAATTTCTATTCATTAGTAGAACTTATATAAAATTCCAACAAGTACCTAGGGAAGTGTTGCACCATCGTGGCATCTCCGAACAGGTAGGGAAAGATGTTCGGGATGTAATCATTCATGAAGGCTAAGGTGTCCTTCTTTCTACATTACTTAGGAATATTGGATCATTTTATTCCATGTGGTATAATGACTTTATTGGTCGCTTCTAGCATATATCTCCACATCTTAGTGGCTCAGGAGGTGCCCCTAGTCGTGGGATCATTCAATCTTGTTGGGATTTGAGTTTGTATTTCCTTTATTTGAGCCATCTTCTTGAAGGATCGTAGATGTGCCATACCAACTTGGGAATAGTTGGCCTCAAACTTGCATTTCCGTTAGTAGACCCAAAGACTTTAACTTTTGAATTCTCCCTTCTTCTCTTACTAGTTTTCTTTGCTGCTACTTTCACATTCACTTCTTTAAACTTGACGTCATGTTCGCCATCGTCTGAttcattttcttatattattgaTCTAGACTAGTTGCTTGTCTATCTCAGCTTGGACTTCCTTATCGGAATCGTACCAATCTTTTACTCTAACTTCCTCAACATTATTAATAGTCTTCTTGTGTAGGAATAAATGATTGGTGTAGGAAGTACCGAAGGTGTGTGTTTAGAAATGTGGTTAAAAAGATGATAACGGTGATGGTTGAGAACCTTAAGGGGGTCTCATAGATACAAACTTCTCAATAAAGTTAGTCAGCTTATTGTCGATGGCCTTTAATTAGATCATCCTTAGTAGCCATGAGCTTAACATTGTTAGTCGACAACTTTGTAATCTTTCTACTTGATTGTGGATTGTAAGTTTCCTCGCTAGACATGCTCTTAGTCAAACAAACAATGATGGGATTGTGTAGAGTGCTCGTGATGACGGTTAGTTCTACAACCAAAAGAAAAGTTAGTCAAGGCATAACTCATAAGCATGTATGAATAAATGTTAGTCTAAGGAAGGGTTTAACATTCCCAAAAGATCTTTTATGAAGTTCTGGTTGGgactataataaattttttcattCGATAGAGTGCATCACCTTTTAGTTTTATCTCGAGTTAGCATTTTCTGCATGTTTGTATATTGACAATTTTGTGCTCTATCATTGTATGGTTGACTTTTCTAGTCGTCCCTCTCGTTCAATCGAATTTCAATATTCTCTATGAAGAGAGTGACAAGAAAACTTCAAATTCTAAGTGTAATGTGTCATGGATATGGGCATATGGTGACTTGCCATTGTATTCTTTTGATAAACAATAAAGGGAAGGAAAGGTGTTTGCAAATCGATGTATGTGCGTATGTCAACAAAGAATAGAAAAATGTCATGAAGAGTTGTGAATTATAAGTTAGGTGAGACTTATTCATTTGTCGAGAAAAGATAAGAAGAAAGAATCAAGAACTATGATTTTGAACAACTATTGTTCGATTGTCGACGAATGTTATGAGGAATTCTACGAAGACTCATGAATTATGAGTCGAGTTTTGCTAATGTGTTCATCAACGGAGGGCTATGAGAAATTCCACAAAGAGTCATGAATTATGAGTTAAGTGACACCCGTACGTCCTTCAACAAAAGATAGAAAGAATTCCACGAAGAATTGTTGATTCAGATCTGAATgacgttttttttttattagaacgctgggttccgctgctcctttggagtgcgactaatccccgcgggttaagtacatagcccgcaaacatacttaaccaattaaccaggcgcagaacttgccgcctgacgggctcgaacccaggacctcatggaggcctggggGATATGTTAGTAGAATGAAACCCATTTGCTcgtcaataaaaataatttcaccaAGAGTCGTGAATTCTGGGAAAAGCGAAGCTCGTTTTCTAGTTGAAGAAGAATAACAAGAATGTCACGAAAAGTCGTGGATTCTAGGTTGCACGATGTTCATTGGATACCTCCTCAATTCTTCTGTACGCTTCTGTGGTGAATGGCTCCGCCGAGAGAGTGCGAGATGGTTCACAAAGTAAACTAAAAGGGTAATACATGTTACCCATATGCAACAGGTGAGACTCCTTATTCGTTGGTCTATGGTATGAAGCTCGTTCAACCGATTGAGATTGAACTTCATTCCTTAAGGGTACACTTGGAGAGCCTAGTCATCGAGTAAGACTAGGTAAAATCGATATATGGACAGCTAGCCCTCATGGTGGATAAGAACCTCAATGCTCTTTATAAGACTCATACTTATGAGAAAATAATGTTGAACGCCTTCAACATAATTTCAAACCGAGGAACCTATGAGAAGGGGACTTACTACTTATGATGACCCGAGAGCTAAGTGATCTAAGAGGAAATTTACGCCCACAATGGGAAGGCCCTATGTCATCTAGATGATCCTATTAAGCGGTGCAATATGGCTGACCACATTGGTCGGGGATGAGTTCTCTACTCCCTCCAATCTAATGCACCAAagagtattttatttaaggGATATGAACATAATGAATCTCAGAATCGGTGAACGGCGTATTAAGAAACGCTTATACAAAATTTGGGTATCAttctaaaaatgtttaaaatcttttaaaaataaaaaaaagaaacgTTTCaccaaaaaacagaaaaaactCATATGTCAATACTATGGATACttttattaacataataatgGAATAAACTAATATGTTTCACCAAAAACCAACAAAACTCTCATGTCAATAATAggaacatttttattaatctaaaaatggaataaaaaaatgtatttcaCCAAAAACCGACAAAACCCCTATGTCGATACTATGAGAATTTTTATAGACATAAAAATGGAATAAACATAAATGTTTCACTAAAAACGACAATACCCGTACGTTAATATTAAGGACACCTTTACAAATTGGTTGTCATGTCCGAACTGACATATGACCTAATTCTCTAAAAGTGGATATGTAGAAAGCTTAGTCCTTAGACTCGATCAAAATCATTATGTTTTCGTTTTAACAATGAGAAAATGACAACGATGCCTcgttctacaaaaaaaaaacgaaatgaaaataatgatacATGAAGTGAGTAGGCATTAGGACAATATTGTTCGAATTAATGATCGTTTCAAAAGGAACTCGATAATTTCCCGAAACTCGATAAAAAGTGTCATCCGATTGTATACCTTGTCATATCTTAAAACCGATTGAAGCACATGGACTAGGAAAAGtattttgcttaaaaaaatgacaaaaagataagaataaaataaataggcaAAAtgaatgtcatatttattataaatattttgtaggttaaaAATGGAGCCAAAAGagattgaaaaaaatcaatttcaaacaagggCCTGAATTTGGTTTAGAAAAAATTGGGAGAATTCAATACAGAGGACTCTATAGTCATCGGATGAGCATTCATGCTTCATTCAATGAACAACAAAAGACCGCGTAGCCCGCTGCAACGGAAGAGGGCACTTCCGCACAATAGTAAATCAACAAACGCGCGCCTCAACGTCATTGGCCCAAATGAGAACTGAATGCCCAAGCATCCGTGCTTTGGCAAGAAATGATGCCATTTAGGATTCCCTCAACGCTCAAACACGAAAGAAGCAAACGACGTCGTTTTCCCTctagtttgtcttcttcctcgtgaCGAACAACCATCATCATCGGCCAGAActtttaagttttcaaaagtGGTAATTGACCGATACTCAATAAAAATGGCtaattcaaaaggtgaaatgatcacccgaAACATGGTAATTATTTCACCTACGAGCATATGATTCATCATCGCCTCCATCAATCAACTAGATTAAGAACAGACAAAAGCCATTAATGTCGTTTTGTTTTACATTCGATTCACTTGGTCAATCAACTAACCTTGTGAgactataaatagcctcctATATGAAAACCGAAGGTAATGATCACAATCCTAAGCCCTCAATCAAACAGGTACAAAATTCGCCAGtaaattttcaagcttttcttgaaaattttgaaagtttGTATAAGGTTGTAAAGCTCAGATCTAGGCATTCACAAAACTGCTAAAAGAGTTCAGGAGTATTCTCCAACTCATAGTAAACTTCCAATCATGttgtaattcaatttatgaattcaaattgaaatttttacattttagttcGACCAATTTCATATATTGCTTCATTGTTCAATTTCTTGACTGAAAAatgatcctaagatcatttataagatttctatcaaaacAAATCTGAATCAAtcgatttaaattaaaaatactgaaatttgattttgaaaattttcaaaataaggTTTCTGTTGTTCATAGTTATAACTAAAGAACAGCAACCCAAAAACATTTTCAACATGTTCCCAAGGATGTTAAGAGTATATCGAGACCAATTCCAAGTAAttccaatcatgtttgatcaaaaactaaaatttcataaaaaatgatttttttttgttcttgaattggttaaaataaacagtgattgttcatgttttggtttcattcaaccatatgaagtataaggatgTTATTTCAAGCTCCTTACAATTCATTAAcccttaaaaataaaaaccacGTTTTTCCTTCAAAACTATTTGATTTGAATGGAACATCATTCCTATCATTCCTATCGAATGATATATAtggatgatgttataaatgatccttGGGACTAGATGAAACTCCCCATGTCTTTGGATTAGAGGATTATGTCCCTAgtcaaaatcatcaaacatgaagtttgatgttcttgacgaCCGACCGAGGGTTCAACTTGGGTTCAATTTCCGAACGAGAAAATTGAACATTTCTCTACACCCGACCTAGAAATtcctagcctaggaccgagagctccCCACATTCGACCGTGAATTCTTAGTCTAGGACCGAGAGCTTCCTACACCTCGACCAAGAGTTCCCCATCCTACCTAGGATTCCTAGCCCAGATCCGAGAGCTTCCCGCACCTCGATTGAGAGATCTCCGCACCTGACCGATGGatcttaacctaggaccgagagcttcccgcacctcgaccgagagctCTTTGCACTCGACCGATGaatcttagcctaggaccgagctCCCCACACCTCAACCGAGAGCTCTTCGCACCCAACTGAGGGATCTTAGCTGAAGACTAAGAGCATCCCACACCTTAATCGAGAGTTTTTTGCACCCGACCGAGGGATCTTAGCCCAAAACCGAGATCTCCTCACACCCGACCGAGGGATCTTCGCCTATGAACGAGGGGTTTCAGCTTGAGATCAAGGAATCGGTGCCCTCGACCGAGAGGACCGGTCCTAGGGTCCGTttgttttggatttttaatttcaaattttattttataaaatttaaagccccaaatcattttctaaaaatatgcaaaaatagaaaaaaaaactccaAAATATTGTTGtgaatattttcacaaaacatattttgataaggtctgtttgggatttattttaaattctaatgccCAAAACTGATATTTATCAAGTACATTCCTCATTGACCATCAACATCAATCGCATGTACCAtcgtttaaatattattctacaattttaaatgcaagaaaaactTGTGCATGTTTAGGACctaaagaataattggttaaataaaatgtaataaaatcaatttttcaaaagcCAAGATTTTTTAAAGAATAGACCGTTTTTTAACGGTTACGGAGTATATAGTGTGAATACCTTTTTCGAGTATCACCATACACCGAACTCAAAAAAATCTCTGGTCAAATATAcgtatacaattttttttattaattttagaaatataaattatttggcgactcttttatcaaataaataatctttcaaattaattatttttaattcatttagaacttaagatttcttttaatgaaattgtaatttgattattttaaattcaaaagattaTTTACGATTGatcttacaaattaattattattataactaatttaaaagaatgtcaaaatacatttttgtagaaatctcttaaataatattttattaaaagattttgacATACAAACCGAAGTTGAAATTTCTTAAACCTCGAGCTTTTCCAGAAAAGAGATTTTCGGGGGTCACAACTTTCTAGAGACTCTTTGAGGGATTAAATTGTTTAACTCAAAAGCATAAAACTTGGCTAttggaaaatgtttttttacgttttcaaATTAATAGACACATTTAAGGGTCTATCACCTGGAAGATGCATATGTTTTTATCCTAATAATTGTTTGGACCTATAAAAGATATACAACCCTAACTACTTTGAGAATTACACAATAGGACTTGAGACATCTACAATTTTTTGTGCAAAGATTGTCGATGAGGAGCGATAACTTGTTACAAACTAAGTGATGTTGTGAGAGTTTAACCTATAATGCCTAGGATCGACCATTCTCTTTGACAATGAGTCGTCCAATAGGACGTAGGCATTGTGGAGATGAGGAAAAATTACCGATTGAGTTGATACTCCCCAGTTTATGGCGATGTTAACCCCCCTCTACTATCGGTGAGTGATACTCTAATCCAAGCGAGTTATTTGACGTACCCAAACAACTAAACCTCATCGTTAAACCATTACGTGAccattatatatgtattatgtgtatgcatctATAGACATGTGGACATATATGAGTATGACttcttttacaaaaatatttgtgtatATTGTTTTATACGTCCAATCGCTGGTAATGTCTACGCTAAGTGATACCGCTTTAATCCCTTGGATCGACAACTTTCATGAAAATGGATGGAAACATAGGATTTATGGACTAACCCTATCATGAGGTtcatcaatttcaaaataaataagaaattcaTGATGCAAATACAAAGGAGATGGAGCCCTACCTTTAGAACCTTCTTCATGGGATAAATGCAGATGTTCCTTACCATATAAGAATTCAAGACTATCTTAATGGTCAACAAAAAATATATGCTACATCTCAAACCCTTCGTAAAATCGATGTCATTAAGAAAATTGCTGCAACAAGAGTacaaatatactaaaataacgTCCGAATGTATCTTGAGGAAGGCTACCATTGACTTTCAAAAATAGACCAAAATAGAGGTGAGAATGGAGAAATTCCTCTAACCTTGGACTCATCAATGATGACAGTAACTATACTATTGGCTCATTTCTTTCTGGCCTCGGCAGATAACAAATCATCCTTTAAAATCTTGGAGGTAGCCTACCGTCTACGTAGAGGAAACAAAGACCCCTCATGTCTCATCCTAGCAGAAACACTAAAGggattaaatgaattatttatatcCCCACCATGAACAAAAGTGGCTCACCTCTAATACTGTATATATGGCTTCTCGATAAACTCGAACGCTTCCCACTAACGGTCCTTGGTGACTCCATGAGTCCTACTATCCAATATCGAAGGATGAGAAAAGCCATACATGAGTCTCTCATACAAATGATGATTCTGTTAGAGAATTGCTCACATGGTACCCTATCAAGAAAATAGCCTAAATGATGGACGACGAACCAATGATTTCACTCATGTGTTTGGAATGGGTCACTTCTTATTACACTCACAATCTCTTCAAACAGTTTAGTCGTGATGTTATGCCCCCTTATACGGGAAATGCTATTTCCATTGATAGGCCAATAAACTACAAGTCTTACATTGGCTATCTCGAAAAATGGAACAATGCCTCAAAAATGGGAATCTCAAAAGAGTGATGAAATTACCTAATGGATATCATCGATGAATAAAAGCGAATCaagaagaatgaagaagatgaaaactCAAGCGTAGGAACAGGCTATAGTAGGACCTAAAACCTACAGCCTTCGTTGTTGTTTTTCCTTTATAGATCTCTATGTAATATAACTAAGAGAGATGCGTGTATATAACAAACTATCGACTATTTTGTAAAATCGTGTATATTCTACAAGATGATCGGAAAAGATATATCTATTCTCTAGGATTCATTTACATGCATATGCATTGTATTATACTTACAATAAACATGCAAACCTTCATTTTTTCTTCAATCGCAGTCAACGACTATGAACGGTCATTATGGCCTTAAGAAATATAGATTCAGAAATTAGACGCTTTATACACCGTGAAATGGCTGAAGAAACTCAGATGCCTGAAATAGTCTCCACGACTGAATTTAAGGAAATGAAGGAAACTCTCTAGTATATGATGGAACAATTCACGTTGATCATTAGTTCTAACATGCCTTCTTTTCCCCTTATTAACCCCAATCCTACTAGTCATCGAACTCAAGAATAAGTTTCATATtaagaagaatatatatatatatatatatatataatatataaacgaTTTCCTTATGAGCTACTCGAACAACAAATATAAAGCTCGAGTTCGATTTTATAACCGAACTAAAGCTCGAGTTCAATTATAAATACTCACAAATAGTCTAGCAGTAAAGAATTCCCAATACATCTTTAACCAAAATTCTCATATATTTTCAACTTTCAGTTCTAATGACATAGTTATCTTTCTGAATACCTAATCAAAGCTTCTCTTCAGAGTAgctaaaatcaaattatttaaattactcCATTAAatctctaaaaatatataaagttcttaatttaaatataaccaAAATTCTCAACACTGATTTGAACATATGTTCCTTGTCTCCTCATCGTCAAACTATGTCTAGTTGAAAATTACACCACTTTAACTATAAATGTACATTAATTTttactattataattttcaaaaaagatttatcacaaataaagatataatatcTTATAACGTTTTATCATACATCATTATTTTCACAGTTTCAACAAGATAATGGAAACAAAAGACATAAGTACATGATCATGGGCCAGAAACATAGCACTCTTGAGGAAGACCTTGGGGGAATCGTTGATAATCTGTGCAATAGTTATAGATCATGAAGTTGTTTTGTACCGATTCCATCTTTTCTCTACTCTGAATGTCCAATACTTCAGAGAACCAGTTCTTTGTAGCCATCCATGATCCACATGAGTTATAACCCCCAGACAAAACACATGCATCAGAGCTGAAATTCCTGTAGCTAGTGATGAATGGAGCTTTACTCCAGTCTGTCTTCACCTGACCCCCTCTTGTAGCCCAATCATCAGCATTCCAAATGCTCGAGTATAATCTCATTGGTTGACTCTTAGGAAATGGTATCCCTTTGAACTCCATGTTTTTGAATTCCCTCACAGCAATATCGTCCACAGAGAAactgaaataaaatacaaaaagaGTATAGTACTTGTGGGTGTTCTATTCCTTGTGGGATAAATATGGATTTTATACTTTTATCACTTACATAATGGTCTTGGGATTCCAAAGGATTGAATATTTATGGAAATCAGTAGTGGGATCAAACCACAAGTGAAATTGTTGCTCTCTATCACCTTTTCCTTGACAGTATACATTTGTGTGCATAGTGTAAGGATCACCACTTACATTACCCAAGAACTCAAAATCCACCTCGTCCCATGAGGTACCTTCTGACTTcaactaaacaaaataaaggaacaagtttataatttatttatgagaaacataatttataatagaagAACTCACGTAGTAGGCTGTAACAGTTCCTGCAGAATCTCCAGGAACAAGTTTAATCTGCATATCGATTTTCCCATAAAGGAATTCTGACTTGGATTGGAATCCTGAACCTGTGACACTGTCAAGTGTGAGAGTCACTGTCTCACCATTATCAAGATATTTGGCGTGATCGTTTCCCCATATTATGTCAAATTCGTCATTGAATTTATTAGCAAAGGAAACAGCTGTGGTCATGAGAAAGCATAGAGCAAGAGTAGTGAAAGTTGATGGAGATGCCATTTGGAGATGTGAATATGGAATTGGAAACTGAtagatatatgtatatgtatatatactaGGGAAAGATGTATTAGAGGATATGTGTTGAAGGGTTGGTGTGGCAAGTGGCTTTGAAATGGGTTGACAGGTATGGTGTTGAGCATTGGGTTAGAGAGGATTAATACTAGGGAATTTGGATGTTTGTCTTATTTTGCCGACTCGACTTGATTGATTAACAGTCATAAGTTTAGAAAGACACTTGGCTCATGAGCTTTTTGGCATATGTATGTAATGTAAGAGAGAACTGAAACCGACCAGGAGCTCTTTGcatgaaaaaaaggaaaaataaattgGAAGAGATCGATAACTTAAAAGAGATAAGGAGATAGACACAAACTTGTCGGTTCTTGGAATATTTTTGAAGTCATTTATCATCATCTCACCGAATGAAGGAAAAAGGAGGGTGGTcccatttttttgtttgtgactatttgtttttttaatgaacaCCCATATCATATTTATCTACTACTTTAGTTTACTACTTTAGTTGTTAAATTAACTCATGTACTAAAATAGGTCATAGTAGAATGCCATCTCTAATATAGGTGTGTTGTAATACATGAACTACAttcatataaaacaaaattagaagaaaaatatatatatttcaccaCTACTTCCCCTTTCTATCTCATTTCCTTTCATCAATTCAACTTCTGCTTCTAAGAGAAGAAACAAATCTTGGTTTTAACTTTTCCTTTAATTCTATTTGTGTCTACACCAGTTAACTTAAGACATTAGACTTTATATAAAACCAATGCATATTGTCTGTTAGTAAGCTACTGAAATGacaaatgtgaaaaataacaaattaagttATGTAGAGTGTAGACCCCCCAAGATGTTGATATCCCAGCTCTGAAGTCTTGGGTTCAAGCACGTCAGGTAGCAAGTTCTACTCGCCTGGTTAATGGGTTAAGTATGTTTACGCTACGTGTTCTTAATACACAtagattagtcgcactccaaaGGATAAACAGAACACAACGTTCTTATAAAAAACATCAGACCTCTCAAACCAACCCTCTTTTTCACACCCACCTCGTCCCAGGATGCTATCTCAGAGCGAAGATTTGGGCATTTTCAGATAAGACTATTTCTTTTTGACGATTATGATTGTTCATATTCATTTATCTACAAATTCAATTCAGACTAGATTAGGCATATTGGTCAATTCAATGATAGATCGGGGTACCCTTACAACTTTCTTGACGACTCTGCTGGGGTTAaacttgttattttaaaatgaatgaaataaacaaaactctagctgtttataattgttatttataaCATTCCACTCTCACAATATAAAGAAGCATCAAGGACATATGGTGGTGGTGTTtttatatgtggatgacataatctTGACGGGCAATAACTATGATGGGTTGTTCGGCTATAAGATGAGCTCTTACTtcgttttgagatgaagaagcttGGTGAACTTGGAACTTTCTTGGTCTACAAATTGAAAATTTCGATAAAGGTTTGTTTGTATCGCAGATCAACTATGCAAAGAAGTTGGTAGATAAATTTGGTATGACAGATGGAAAAATAGTTATACTCCTCTCGACGTAAATCACAGACTGAGTCGAGATGAAGGAACATGTCTACCAAATCTTTGTATGTATCATGATCTCGTGGGAGTCTGATTTATCTTACTATAATAAGGTCTAACATTGTTTATGCAGTTGAAgtggtgagtcgatacatgcaTGGGCCAAGAAACCACACCTCGAGGAAGCgaagaaaattttaaagtatattAACACCACACTAGATATAGATATACTCTATGAGAAAGATTCAAAATTTATCTTCAAGGATTTGCGGATGCTGACTTTACTAGAGATCGAGACAATCGAAGGTCCACGTGTGGGTTTTTTTCTTTGTGAAAATACTAGCATATCTTGGAGTAGTGGGAAACAAGGATCGGTATCCTTGTCTACGACAAAAGCGAAATACAAAGCATCAGCTCACGCATGACGCAACACAGGAGTGCATATGACTTCGTAGACTCTTGGAGGATCttcatgtcaagtttgatcaaTCAGTTCCTATCAATGAAGATAATTTGAGTGCtattaaattgacttcaaaTCTTGTGTTTCATGCGAGAACAAAACATATTGAGTTGGAGCATCACTTTATTCGTGAAAAAGTACTAGAAGGAATCA
This genomic window contains:
- the LOC124909732 gene encoding probable xyloglucan endotransglucosylase/hydrolase protein 25 — protein: MASPSTFTTLALCFLMTTAVSFANKFNDEFDIIWGNDHAKYLDNGETVTLTLDSVTGSGFQSKSEFLYGKIDMQIKLVPGDSAGTVTAYYLKSEGTSWDEVDFEFLGNVSGDPYTMHTNVYCQGKGDREQQFHLWFDPTTDFHKYSILWNPKTIIFSVDDIAVREFKNMEFKGIPFPKSQPMRLYSSIWNADDWATRGGQVKTDWSKAPFITSYRNFSSDACVLSGGYNSCGSWMATKNWFSEVLDIQSREKMESVQNNFMIYNYCTDYQRFPQGLPQECYVSGP